A region from the Lates calcarifer isolate ASB-BC8 linkage group LG2, TLL_Latcal_v3, whole genome shotgun sequence genome encodes:
- the nqo1 gene encoding NAD(P)H dehydrogenase [quinone] 1: MAQKTVLIVYAHQSPGSFNGAVRDVAVQELTEQGYRVIVSDLYAMDFRASAIQDDIIGDLKNSELFQYGEETMYAWMDGRLSEDITAEQRKIEEAELIIFQFPLYWFSVPAIMKGWMDRVLTQGFAFSLEKMYNNGIFKDKKAMLSFTTGATQTMFRPDGINGDINITLWPLQNGTLHFCGFQVLAPQIFWSPAHCPHMVRTAMLDGWRARLKGLLAEKPLTFAPCELFDLSFQGGFLLWPKVREEQESHPYGITTGHHLGKLLPPDNQTKAQPTDEK, translated from the exons ATGG cccaGAAGACAGTTCTGATCGTGTACGCCCACCAGAGCCCCGGCTCGTTCAATGGGGCGGTTCGGGACGTGGCGGTTCAGGAGCTGACGGAGCAGGGATACAGAGTCATTGTGTCCGATCTGTACGCCATGGACTTCAGAGCCAGCGCCATACAGGACGACATCATCG GTGATCTGAAGAACTCAGAGCTTTTCCAGTATGGAGAGGAGACCATGTACGCATGGATGGATGGCCGCCTCAGTGAGGacatcacagcagagcagcGCAAAATAGAGGAGGCCGAGCTCATCATCTTCCAG tttccTTTGTATTGGTTCAGCGTGCCAGCTATCATGAAGGGCTGGATGGACAGAGTGCTGACACAAGGCTTTGCTTTCTCCCTGGAAAAGATGTACAATAACGGTATTTTCAAG GATAAGAAAGCAATGTTGTCCTTCACGACTGGAGCAACACAGACTATGTTCCGGCCTGATGGTATCAACGGAGACATCAACATCACTCTGTGGCCTCTACAG AATGGCACTCTGCACTTCTGTGGATTTCAGGTTCTTGCTCCTCAAATATTCTGGAGTCCAGCTCACTGTCCTCACATGGTGAGAACCGCTATGCTAGACGGGTGGCGAGCCAGACTAAAAGGACTGCTGGCAGAAAAGCCTTTGACTTTTGCCCCCTGTGAGCTGTTTGACCTCAGCTTTCAGGGGGGCTTCTTGCTCTGGCCCAAAGTGAGAGAGGAGCAAGAGTCACATCCCTACGGCATCACCACAGGACACCACCTAGGAAAGCTGCTGCCCCCTGACAACCAGACCAAAGCTCAGCccacagatgaaaaataa